In one Oncorhynchus masou masou isolate Uvic2021 chromosome 23, UVic_Omas_1.1, whole genome shotgun sequence genomic region, the following are encoded:
- the LOC135510685 gene encoding macrophage-capping protein-like isoform X1: MELESGAVPELAEGIMQMFPCQAAPGQFGPETREPGLKVWRVEKMKAVLLEPAEVGAFFNGDSYLVLEHRGDQGADLHMWIGEKSSRDEQVACAMLATQLDNFLGGDPIQHRQIQGYEAPEFMNLFPRGVSYKDGGVESGFRRPQGGSGPVHRLYQIKGKRNIRAKEVELSWESFNKGDCFILDLGETIFSWIGSQANMFEKQKSREIASLIRDTERHGKARITDISEGEEPPEMLKVLGPMLELAESTPEEDSQADVSNSASLYKVSDATGKMKLTNVSEKSPFAKDLLVRDDCFILDNGANGKIFVWKGMGANAEEKREALKMADDFIQQMNYPRMKTQVEILPQGRETIIFKQFFKNWN, encoded by the exons ATGGAGCTGGAGTCAGGTGCGGTGCCGGAGCTAGCCGAGGGGATCATGCA AATGTTCCCCTGCCAGGCAGCGCCGGGCCAGTTTGGACCAGAAACACGGGAGCCGGGGCTGAAGGTGTGGCGGGTGGAGAAGATGAAGGCGGTGCTGCTGGAGCCGGCTGAGGTGGGGGCTTTCTTCAACGGAGACTCTTACCTGGTGTTGGAGCACAGGGGGGACCAGGGGGCAGACCTGCACATGTGGATAGGTGAG AAGTCATCTCGTGACGAGCAGGTGGCGTGTGCCATGCTGGCTACCCAGCTGGACAACTTCCTGGGTGGTGACCCCATCCAGCATCGCCAGATCCAGGGCTACGAGGCCCCAGAGTTCATGAACCTCTTCCCCAGAGGGGTCAGCTACAAG GACGGTGGTGTGGAGTCGGGTTTCAGGCGACCCCAGGGTGGGTCAGGGCCGGTCCACAGGCTGTACCAGATCAAAGGGAAGCGCAACATCCGTGCCAAGGAGGTGGAGCTGAGCTGGGAGAGCTTCAACAAGGGAGACTGCTTCATCCTGGACCTGGGAGAg ACCATATTTTCGTGGATCGGCTCGCAGGCCAACATGTTTGAGAAGCAGAAGTCGCGTGAGATTGCTAGCCTGATCCGCGACACTGAGAGACATGGTAAAGCACGCATCACTGACATCAGTGAGGGAGAGGAGCCGCCAGAGATGCTCAAG GTGCTGGGACCAATGCTAGAGCTGGCAGAGAGCACTCCAGAAGAGGACAGTCAAGCAGACGTCTCCAACTCCGCCTCCCTCTACAAG GTGTCCGATGCGACAGGTAAGATGAAGCTGACCAATGTCTCTGAAAAAAGCCCATTTGCCAAGGACCTTCTGGTGCGTGACGACTGCTTTATTCTAGACAACGGGGCCAATGGAAAGATCTTCGTCTGGAAAG GTATGGGAGCCAATGCAGAAGAGAAAAGGGAGGCCTTGAAAATGGCAGATGACTTCATCCAACAGATGAACTACCCCAGGATGAAAACACAG GTGGAGATTCTACCACAGGGGAGGGAGACGATCATCTTCAAGCAGTTCTTCAAGAACTGGAACTAA
- the LOC135510685 gene encoding macrophage-capping protein-like isoform X2 — protein sequence MFPCQAAPGQFGPETREPGLKVWRVEKMKAVLLEPAEVGAFFNGDSYLVLEHRGDQGADLHMWIGEKSSRDEQVACAMLATQLDNFLGGDPIQHRQIQGYEAPEFMNLFPRGVSYKDGGVESGFRRPQGGSGPVHRLYQIKGKRNIRAKEVELSWESFNKGDCFILDLGETIFSWIGSQANMFEKQKSREIASLIRDTERHGKARITDISEGEEPPEMLKVLGPMLELAESTPEEDSQADVSNSASLYKVSDATGKMKLTNVSEKSPFAKDLLVRDDCFILDNGANGKIFVWKGMGANAEEKREALKMADDFIQQMNYPRMKTQVEILPQGRETIIFKQFFKNWN from the exons ATGTTCCCCTGCCAGGCAGCGCCGGGCCAGTTTGGACCAGAAACACGGGAGCCGGGGCTGAAGGTGTGGCGGGTGGAGAAGATGAAGGCGGTGCTGCTGGAGCCGGCTGAGGTGGGGGCTTTCTTCAACGGAGACTCTTACCTGGTGTTGGAGCACAGGGGGGACCAGGGGGCAGACCTGCACATGTGGATAGGTGAG AAGTCATCTCGTGACGAGCAGGTGGCGTGTGCCATGCTGGCTACCCAGCTGGACAACTTCCTGGGTGGTGACCCCATCCAGCATCGCCAGATCCAGGGCTACGAGGCCCCAGAGTTCATGAACCTCTTCCCCAGAGGGGTCAGCTACAAG GACGGTGGTGTGGAGTCGGGTTTCAGGCGACCCCAGGGTGGGTCAGGGCCGGTCCACAGGCTGTACCAGATCAAAGGGAAGCGCAACATCCGTGCCAAGGAGGTGGAGCTGAGCTGGGAGAGCTTCAACAAGGGAGACTGCTTCATCCTGGACCTGGGAGAg ACCATATTTTCGTGGATCGGCTCGCAGGCCAACATGTTTGAGAAGCAGAAGTCGCGTGAGATTGCTAGCCTGATCCGCGACACTGAGAGACATGGTAAAGCACGCATCACTGACATCAGTGAGGGAGAGGAGCCGCCAGAGATGCTCAAG GTGCTGGGACCAATGCTAGAGCTGGCAGAGAGCACTCCAGAAGAGGACAGTCAAGCAGACGTCTCCAACTCCGCCTCCCTCTACAAG GTGTCCGATGCGACAGGTAAGATGAAGCTGACCAATGTCTCTGAAAAAAGCCCATTTGCCAAGGACCTTCTGGTGCGTGACGACTGCTTTATTCTAGACAACGGGGCCAATGGAAAGATCTTCGTCTGGAAAG GTATGGGAGCCAATGCAGAAGAGAAAAGGGAGGCCTTGAAAATGGCAGATGACTTCATCCAACAGATGAACTACCCCAGGATGAAAACACAG GTGGAGATTCTACCACAGGGGAGGGAGACGATCATCTTCAAGCAGTTCTTCAAGAACTGGAACTAA
- the LOC135510686 gene encoding DNA-directed RNA polymerase II subunit RPB1 has product MHGPPSGDSACPLRLIKRVQFGIISPDELKRMSVTEGGIKYPETTEGGRPKLGGLMDPRQGVIERSGRCQTCAGNMTECPGHFGHIELAKPVFHVGFVNKIMKVLRCVCYSCSKLLVDTNNPKIKDILQKSKGQPRKRLTHVYDLCKGKNICEGGEEMDNKFGVEHDSEDITKEKGHGGCGRYQPRIRRSGLELYAEWKHVNEDSQEKKILLSPERVYEIFKRISDEEDVILGLDPKFSRPEWMIVTVLPVPPLAVRPAVVMQGSARNQDDLTHKLADIVKINNQLRRNEQSGAAAHVIAEDVKLLQFHVATMVDNELPGLPRAMQKSGRPLKSLKQRLKGKEGRVRGNLMGKRVDFSARTVITPDPNLQIDQVGVPRSIAANMTFPEIVTPFNIDRLQELVRRGNSQYPGAKYIIRDNGDRIDLRFHPKPSDLHLQIGYKVERHMCDGDIIIFNRQPTLHKMSMMGHRVRILPWSTFRMNLSVTTPYNADFDGDEMNLHLPQSLETRAEIQELAMVPRMIVTPQSNRPVMGIVQDTLTAVRKFTKRDVFLERGDVMNLLMFLSTWDGKVPQPAILKPRPLWTGKQIFSLIIPGHINAIRTHSTHPDEEDSGPYKHISPGDTKVIVENGELIMGILCKKSLGTSAGSLVHICFLEMGHDVTRLFYSNIQTVVNNWLLIEGASIGIGDSIADAKTYLDIQNTIKKAKQDVIEVIEKAHNNELEPTPGNTLRQTFENQVNRILNDARDKTGSSAQKSLSEYNNFKSMVVAGSKGSKINISQVIAVVGQQNVEGKRIPFGFKHRTLPHFIKDDYGPESRGFVENSYLAGLTPTEFFFHAMGGREGLIDTAVKTAETGYIQRRLIKSMESVMVKYDATVRNSINQVVQLRYGEDGLAGEAVEFQNMATLKPSNKAFEKKFRFDCTNERALRRTLQEDVVKDVMTNAQVQSALEREYEKMKEDREILRAIFPTGDSKVVLPCNLARMIWNAQKIFRINPRTPTDLNPLRVVQGVQELSKKLVIVNGEDHLSRQAQQNATLLFNIHLRSTLSSRRMTDEFRLSTEAYDWLLGEIESKFNQSIAHPGEMVGALAAQSLGEPATQMTLNTFHYAGVSAKNVTLGVPRLKELINISKRPKTPSLTVFLLGQAARDAERAKDILCRLEHTTLRKVTANTAIYYDPNPQSTVVTEDQEWVNVYYEMPDFDVTRISPWLLRIELDRKHMTDRKLTMEQIAEKINAGFGDDLNCIFNDDNAEKLVLRIRIMNSDENKFHEDEEVVDKMDDDVFLRCIESNMLTDMTLQGIEQISKVYMHLPQTDNKKKIIITEEGEFKALQEWILETDGVGLMRVLSEKDVDPVRTTSNDIVEIFTVLGIEAVRKALERELNHVISFDGSYVNYRHLSLLCDTMTCRGHLMAITRHGINRQDTGPLMKCSFEETVDVLMEASSHGESDPMKGVSENIMLGQLAPCGTGCFDLLLDAEKCKYGMEIPTNIPGISVAGPTGMFFGSAPSPMSGMSPAMTPWNTGATPAYGAWSPSIGSGMTPGAAGFSPSAASDASGFSPGYSPAWSPTPGSPGSPGPASPYIPSPGGAMSPNYSPTSPAYEPRSPGGYTPQSPGYSPTSPSYSPTSPSYSPTSPNYSPTSPSYSPTSPSYSPTSPSYSPTSPSYSPTSPSYSPTSPSYSPTSPSYSPTSPSYSPTSPSYSPTSPSYSPTSPSYSPTSPSYSPTSPSYSPTSPSYSPTSPSYSPTSPSYSPSSPNYTPTSPSYSPTSPSYSPTSPSYSPTSPNYTPTSPNYSPTSPSYSPTSPSYSPSSPRFTPQSPTYTPSSPSYSPSSPSYSPTSPKYTPTSPSYSPSSPEYTPTSPKYSPTSPKYSPTSPKYSPTSPTYSPTTPKYSPTSPTYSPTSPTYTPTSPKYSPTSPTYSPTSPKYSPTSPTYSPTSPKGSTYSPLSPGYSNPSPSFTLTSPAISPDDSDEENN; this is encoded by the exons ATGCACGGACCGCCCTCCGGCGACAGCGCATGCCCATTGCGCCTCATCAAGAGAGTGCAATTCGGCATCATCAGCCCAGATGAGCTT AAACGGATGTCTGTCACAGAAGGGGGAATCAAGTACCCCGAGACCACAGAAGGAGGGCGTCCCAAACTCGGTGGGTTGATGGACCCCAGACAGGGGGTCATCGAACGATCCGGAAGGTGTCAAACATGTGCAG GTAACATGACAGAATGCCCGGGCCACTTCGGCCACATAGAGCTGGCGAAGCCGGTGTTCCACGTGGGCTTCGTCAACAAGATCATGAAGGTCCTCCGGTGTGTCTGCTACTCCTGTTCCAAGCTGCTGGTCGACACG AATAATCCAAAGATCAAAGACATCCTGCAGAAGTCCAAGGGGCAGCCCAGGAAGCGTCTGACCCACGTGTATGACTTGTGTAAAGGCAAGAACATCTGCGAGGGCGGAGAGGAGATGGATAACAAGTTTGGAGTGGAGCACGACAGTGAGGACATCACTAAGGAAAAG gGCCATGGTGGCTGCGGGCGCTACCAGCCGCGTATCCGCCGGTCGGGCCTGGAGCTGTATGCCGAGTGGAAGCACGTGAACGAGGACTCGCAGGAGAAGAAGATCCTGCTGAGCCCCGAGCGTGTCTACGAGATCTTCAAACGCATCTCGGACGAGGAGGACGTCATCCTGGGCCTTGATCCCAAGTTCTCCCGCCCCGAGTGGATGATTGTCACGGTACTCCCTGTGCCGCCGCTAGCTGTCCGGCCCGCCGTCGTCATGCAGGGCTCCGCCCGTAACCAG GACGACTTGACACACAAGCTGGCCGACATAGTCAAGATCAACAACCAGCTGCGGCGGAACGAGCAGAGCGGCGCGGCGGCCCACGTCATCGCCGAGGACGTGAAGCTGCTGCAGTTCCACGTGGCCACCATGGTGGACAACGAGCTGCCAGGCCTGCCCAGG GCAATGCAAAAATCGGGGCGCCCGCTCAAATCCTTAAAACAGCGTCTGAAGGGGAAAGAGGGGCGAGTCCGAGGTAACCTGATGGGGAAACGTGTGGACTTCTCCGCCCGAACCGTCATCACCCCCGACCCCAACCTTCAGATCGACCAAGTGGGCGTCCCGCGCTCCATCGCCGCCAACATGACTTTCCCAGAAATCGTCACACCCTTTAACATTGACAG GTTACAGGAGTTGGTGCGCAGAGGCAACAGCCAGTATCCTGGAGCCAAATATATCATCCGAGACAACGGGGATAGAATCGACCTGCGGTTCCACCCCAAACCAAGTGACCTTCACCTCCAGATCGGCTACAAG GTGGAAAGACATATGTGCGACGGTGACATCATCATCTTCAACAGACAGCCCACTTTACATAAAATGTCTATGATGGGGCACAGAGTCCGAATCCTTCCCTGGTCCACCTTCCGAATGAACCTCAG TGTAACCACTCCGTACAATGCTGACTTTGACGGGGATGAGATGAACCTGCATCTCCCTCAGTCCCTGGAAACGAGAGCTGAGATCCAGGAGCTTGCCATGGTGCCTCGTATGATCGTCACCCCCCAGTCCAACAGGCCTGTCATGGGCATCGTGCAGGACACCCTCACCGCCGTGCGCAAGTTCACCAAAAGGGACGTCTTCCTAGAGAGG GGCGATGTGATGAACCTCCTGATGTTCCTGTCCACGTGGGACGGCAAGGTGCCCCAGCCAGCCATCCTGAAGCCCAGGCCACTCTGGACGGGCAAGCAGATCTTCAGCCTTATCATCCCGGGCCACATCAACGCCATCCGAACACACAGCACCCACCCAGACGAGGAGGACAGTGGGCCCTACAAGCACATCTCTCCCGGGGACACCAAG GTGATAGTGGAGAACGGGGAGTTGATCATGGGCATCCTGTGTAAGAAGTCACTGGGTACCTCTGCTGGCTCCCTGGTCCACATCTGTTTCCTGGAGATGGGCCACGACGTCACCCGCCTCTTCTACTCCAACATCCAGACGGTGGTCAACAACTGGCTGCTCATTGAGG GTGCCTCTATCGGTATTGGTGACTCCATTGCTGATGCGAAGACGTACCTGGACATCCAGAACACCATCAAGAAGGCCAAACAGGATGTAATAGAG GTCATTGAGAAGGCCCACAACAACGAGTTGGAGCCCACCCCTGGCAACACGCTGAGGCAGACCTTTGAGAACCAGGTGAATCGCATCCTAAACGACGCCCGTGACAAAACGGGTTCCTCCGCCCAGAAGTCCCTGTCTGAGTACAACAACTTCAAGTCTATGGTGGTGGCTGGCTCCAAAGGCTCCAAGATTAACATCTCTCAG GTTATTGCGGTGGTGGGGCAGCAGAACGTGGAGGGTAAGCGTATCCCCTTCGGCTTCAAGCACCGAACTCTCCCCCACTTCATCAAGGATGATTACGGCCCCGAGAGCAGAGGCTTCGTGGAGAACTCGTACCTAGCCGGCCTCACGCCCACAGAGTTCTTCTTCCACGCCATGGGTGGCAGGGAGGGGCTTATCGACACGGCTGTGAAGACCGCCGAGACTG GTTACATCCAGCGTCGTCTGATCAAGTCCATGGAGTCTGTGATGGTGAAGTACGACGCCACGGTGAGGAACTCCATCAACCAGGTGGTGCAGCTTCGCTACGGAGAGGACGGCCTGGCCGGGGAGGCTGTGGAGTTCCAGAACATGGCCACGCTCAAACCCTCCAACAAGGCCTTCGAGAAGAA GTTCAGATTTGACTGCACCAACGAGCGGGCTCTGAGGCGCACCCTGCAGGAGGACGTGGTGAAGGATGTGATGACCAACGCCCAGGTGCAAAGTGCCCTGGAGAGGGAGTATGAGAAGatgaaggaggacagagagattcTGAGGGCCATCTTCCccactggggacagcaag GTGGTGCTGCCCTGCAACCTGGCCAGGATGATCTGGAACGCCCAGAAGATCTTCAGGATCAACCCCCGCACCCCCACAGACCTCAACCCCCTACGAGTCGTGCAGG GTGTCCAGGAGCTGAGTAAGAAATTGGTGATTGTGAATGGCGAGGACCACCTGAGCAGACAGGCCCAGCAGAACGCCACGCTGCTCTTCAACATCCACCTGCGCTCCACGTTGAGCTCCCGACGCATGACAGACGAGTTCAGACTGAGCACCGAGGCCTACGACTGGCTGCTGGGGGAAATTGAGTCCAAGTTCAACCAATCCATT GCCCATCCGGGTGAGATGGTGGGGGCGTTAGCTGCTCAGTCGTTGGGAGAGCCCGCCACCCAGATGACCTTGAACACCTTCCACTATGCCGGCGTGTCGGCGAAGAACGTCACCCTGGGCGTGCCGCGTCTCAAGGAGTTGATTAACATCTCCAAGCGGCCCAAGACCCCGTCCCTCACCGTGTTCCTGCTGGGCCAGGCTGCCCGTGACGCCGAGAGGGCCAAGGATATCCTCTGTCGCCTGGAACACACCACCCTCAGAAAG GTGACGGCCAACACGGCCATCTACTACGACCCTAACCCCCAGAGTACGGTGGTGACGGAGGACCAGGAGTGGGTCAACGTCTACTATGAGATGCCCGACTTCGACGTGACCCGCATCTCCCCCTGGCTGCTCCGCATTGAGCTCGACCGCAAACACATGACTGACCGCAAGCTGACCATGGAGCAGATCGCTGAGAAGATCAATGCag GTTTCGGAGACGACTTGAACTGTATCTTCAATGACGACAACGCCGAGAAGCTGGTTCTACGAATCCGCATCATGAACAGCGACGAGAACAAATTCCACGAGGACGAGGAGGTGGTGGACAAGATGGACGACGACGTGTTCCTGAGGTGCATCGAATCCAACATGCTGACGGACATGACGCTGCAGGGCATCGAGCAGATCAGCAAG GTGTACATGCACTTGCCCCAGACGGACAACAAGAAGAAGATCATCATTACGGAGGAGGGAGAGTTCAAGGCTCTTCAGGAGTGGATCCTGGAGACAGATGGCGTGGGACTGATGAGGGTCCTCAGCGAGAAGGACGTGGACCCCGTCAGAACCACTTCCAACGACATCGTAGAGATCTTCACG GTACTGGGTATCGAGGCTGTGCGCAAGGCTCTGGAGAGGGAGTTGAACCACGTCATCTCCTTTGACGGTTCCTACGTCAACTACCGCCACTTGTCGTTGCTTTGCGACACCATGACCTGCCGCGGTCACCTGATGGCCATCACGCGTCACGGCATCAACAGACAGGACACTGGACCCCTCATGAAGTGCTCCTTTGAGGAGACT GTGGATGTGCTGATGGAGGCGTCGTCCCACGGGGAGAGTGACCCCATGAAGGGTGTGTCTGAGAACATCATGCTGGGCCAGCTGGCCCCCTGCGGGACGGGCTGCTTCGACCTGCTGCTGGACGCTGAGAAGTGCAAATACGGCATGGAGATCCCCACCAACATCCCCGGGATCAGCGTGGCTGGAC CCACCGGAATGTTCTTTGGCTCTGCGCCCAGCCCCATGAGTGGCATGTCTCCAGCCATGACCCCCTGGAACACTGGAGCCACCCCCGCCTACGGTGCCTGGTCCCCCAGCATCG GCAGCGGGATGACCCCTGGAGCTGCAGGCTTTTCTCCTAGCGCAGCGTCCGACGCCAGTGGCTTCTCTCCGGGCTACTCCCCAGCCTGGTCCCCTACCCCTGGATCTCCTGGGTCCCCGGGGCCAGCCAGCCCCTATATCCCCTCTCCAG GAGGTGCCATGTCTCCAAACTACTCCCCCACCTCCCCGGCCTACGAGCCCCGCTCTCCTGGGGGATACACCCCGCAAAGCCCGGGCTACTCCCCAACATCCCCCTCGTACTCCCCAACCTCCCCTTCTTACTCTCCCACCAGCCCCAACTACAGCCCCACCTCACCCTCCTATTCACCCACCTCCCCCAGCTACTCCCCGACCTCCCCCTCATACTCCCCTACGTCCCCCAGCTACTCCCCGACCTCCCCCTCATACTCCCCTACGTCCCCCAGttactcccccacctccccctcttactcccccacctccccctcttaCTCCCCCACATCTCCCTCCTACTCCCCTACCTCCCCCAGCTACAGCCCCACGTCTCCAAGCTACAGCCCCACATCGCCTAGCTACTCCCCTACCTCACCCTCTTACTCACCTACCTCCCCCTCCTATTCACCCACTTCACCCTCCTACTCACCTACCTCTCCAAGCTACAGCCCCTCTTCACCCAACTACACCCCCACCTCGCCCAGttactcccccacctccccctcttactcccccacctctccctcctactcccccacctcccccaatTACACCCCCACCAGCCCCAActactcccccacctccccctcttaTTCTCCCACCTCTCCGTCCTACTCTCCCTCTAGCCCGCGCTTCACCCCCCAGTCGCCCACCTACACACCCAGCTCTCCCTCCTACAGCCCCAGTTCTCCTTCCTACTCACCCACCTCCCCCAAATACACACCTACGTCCCCCTCTTACTCCCCCAGCTCTCCAGAGTACACCCCCACCTCCCCCAAATACTCCCCCACCTCGCCCAAGTACTCCCCGACCTCTCCCAAATACTCACCCACCTCCCCGACTTACTCCCCGACGACCCCCAAGTACAGCCCCACGTCGCCCACCTACTCCCCCACCTCGCCCACCTACACCCCCACCAGCCCCAAGTACTCCCCCACCTCCCCAACCTATTCCCCAACCTCACCTAAATACTCTCCCACCTCCCCCACCTACTCGCCCACTAGCCCCAAAGGGTCCACCTACAGCCCCCTGTCTCCGGGCTACAGCAACCCCTCGCCCAGCTTCACCCTCACCAGCCCGGCCATCAGCCCAGATGACAGTGACGAGGAGAACAACTGA